Within the Bradyrhizobium ottawaense genome, the region GTGAAGCATCGGCCCCTCGTTCAGCACCGCCGCAGAGATTGACTGAGGCGTCGCCCAGTGGCCTTGATGACTATCAATTACAACGGTAACTCCAGCGCCCAGGCAAAGACGCAAGCGGCGGCAAATCCGATCAGGACATGACCCCATTCCAGCAGCCCCCAGTCCCGCATCAATTTGCGCAGGGGTGAGAGGGCTGTTCCCGGCGGAATCATGAACAGCCAGACGTTCACCGGCATCATCACAAAATAAGCGTATGGCCAGCTCGCCAGGATGACGGTGCCGCCGATGAGCCAGCGTACGTCGCCGTTGGTCTTGAACTGAACGTAGGCGAGAATGGCCGATACCGCGGCAAAAACCGACAACACCAGCGTACCGCGCCGGTTGCTCCATTTCCATTCCCGAAGCATCGCCGCGCCGCTGAGTGCCAACCGGGCCGGCTGCTCGACCAGACCGATATAGGTGGTCGCGCCAAGGAAGCTGGCCGCGGCAGCGAATGCGTACAAACCGGGCCGCATGGTGCTGGCTCCCTGGCGCGATGGCGCGTTGCCCATTCAGTGCGATATGAATACCGGAACCGTCATCGACTGGAGCATACCGCGGGTTACTCCGCCCAGAATCATCTCGCGCAGCTTGGCGTGGCCGTAGCCGCCCATCACGATCAACGTTCCGGAAACGTCGGCGACGTAAGACAGGATGGCGTTGGTAACGTCGATGTCGGCCGCCGGGACTTTCACGATCTGAACCTTGACGTCGTGGCGGGCGAGGTGCTTCGCCATTTCGGCGCCGTGAATCTCGTTCGGAGAAATGTCGGTCTTTTCGTTCAGCACGATCAGCAGGTCGACCGTCGTCGCCTTGGCCAATAGCGGCAGCCCATCATTGATGGCGCGGGTCGCAGCCCGGCTGCCGTCCCAGCAACACACGACATGGTCGAGCTTCAGTCCATCGTTCTGGATGTACGGCACCACGATCAGCGGACGTCCGGACTTGAACAGCGAAGATTCGATCATGTCATCATTGTCAACTCCGTTCGGCTCCGACTGCATGAACACGCCGAGATCGAAACGCCGGGCGAGTGTCGACAGGACTGCCGGTGCTGACGCCCCTACCGGCTTGAGCAGGCGGTGCTCCGCGGAAATCAGGCGGCGCCTGGCGGCGGCATCGAAGCGTTCAATCGCGGCCAAAGCGGCCTTCTCGCTCTCGGCCATCATCTGGGACACGATATCGGATGGAAATTCCAGCATCACATAGCCCGGAAAATCCGGCGCATAGGCAAAAGCAACTGCGGTGAGATGCGCATCGAAGATCTCGGCGATCGCGATGGCAAAGTCGCGAGCCGGATCGCGCGCTGCCTGGTGCTCCAGATGGACGATAATGTCCTTGATCATCGAATTACTCCCGTGGGGACGTCAGGCCGTCAGAGAAAGCATTGTCGGGGTCCGTGCTCTCGTAGGCATTGATGCCGGTCAACCCAACCCAGCGACCACCGCT harbors:
- a CDS encoding universal stress protein, with the protein product MIKDIIVHLEHQAARDPARDFAIAIAEIFDAHLTAVAFAYAPDFPGYVMLEFPSDIVSQMMAESEKAALAAIERFDAAARRRLISAEHRLLKPVGASAPAVLSTLARRFDLGVFMQSEPNGVDNDDMIESSLFKSGRPLIVVPYIQNDGLKLDHVVCCWDGSRAATRAINDGLPLLAKATTVDLLIVLNEKTDISPNEIHGAEMAKHLARHDVKVQIVKVPAADIDVTNAILSYVADVSGTLIVMGGYGHAKLREMILGGVTRGMLQSMTVPVFISH
- a CDS encoding DUF1772 domain-containing protein translates to MRPGLYAFAAAASFLGATTYIGLVEQPARLALSGAAMLREWKWSNRRGTLVLSVFAAVSAILAYVQFKTNGDVRWLIGGTVILASWPYAYFVMMPVNVWLFMIPPGTALSPLRKLMRDWGLLEWGHVLIGFAAACVFAWALELPL